A window of Zingiber officinale cultivar Zhangliang chromosome 5A, Zo_v1.1, whole genome shotgun sequence contains these coding sequences:
- the LOC121981535 gene encoding tRNA (guanine(10)-N2)-methyltransferase homolog gives MWFLCVFYHRLLDYRRPEVESLAELFGAFGGGVGEESSSTRSLEWKLPDNHHLDSPFHFVSFPSEEIARNVANRSILVKGLYELWGQGSSYEELEKAIKEFPDERKLPYLLSESSFRITVDSFGKVISFKEQNERIQGLSYIPFKGRVDLRKPDHKFWLIETDDYGSTNGLPPVVQRTVFFGREVGAADRKLLPIYQLKSRKYLGPTAMDAEIAFLMANQGLAQPGKLVYDPFVGTGSILVAAAHFGSLTMGADIDIRVVRDGRGPNCNVWSNFEQYNLPMPISLLRADNNMPPWRPGLTEVFDAIICDPPYGVRAGGRKSGGRKLLKGLVAPYTVPQEKRVDHIPSTAPYSLAECVHDLFDLSAKMLVIGGRLVFFYPVVRDENSINVQFPEHPCFTLIASCEQILSLRYSRYLLTMVKTGVYTEEIKESAMKMHLDFKENHLKWLEDGNLHSAVFSPADSQEVPDGKPKFDRDSKPKYRGKYV, from the exons ATGTGGTTTCTCTGCGTCTTCTACCACAGGCTGTTGGACTACCGGAGGCCGGAGGTCGAGTCTCTGGCCGAACTCTTTGGAGCCTTCGGAGGGGGCGTCGGGGAGGAGTCCTCGTCGACGCGCTCGCTGGAATGGAAGCTTCCGGATAACCACCACTTGGACTCCCCCTTCCACTTCGTCTCCTTTCCCTCCGAGGAGATTGCTAGAAACGTCGCTAACCGAA GTATACTGGTCAAGGGACTCTATGAACTATGGGGACAAGGAAGTAGCTATGAGGAACTGGAAAAGGCCATTAAGGAGTTTCCAGATGAACGTAAATTGCCATATTTGCTATCAGAAAGCTCATTCCGGATAACTGTTGACAGTTTTGGCAAAGTGATAAGCTTCAAGGAACAAAATGAACGGATTCAAGGACTTAGTTATATTCCATTCAAG GGCCGAGTTGATCTTCGTAAACCTGATCACAAGTTCTGGCTTATAGAAACTGATGATTATGGTTCAACCAATGGCCTTCCTCCAGTTGTTCAGAGGACTGTCTTCTTTGGTCGGGAGGTTGGAGCTGCAGACAGAAAGCTTCTGCCCATTTACCAATTAAAAAGTCGCAAGTACCTAGGTCCAACGGCAATGGATGCTGAAATAGCCTTTCTTATGGCTAATCAAGGCCTTGCACAACCAGGAAAGCTTGTCTATGACCCATTTGTTGGAACTGGGAGTATATTGGTTGCTGCTGCACATTTTGGATCATTGACAATG GGTGCAGATATCGATATAAGAGTAGTTCGTGATGGGCGTGGACCCAACTGCAATGTTTGGAGCAACTTTGAGCAG TATAATCTTCCAATGCCAATTTCCTTGTTGAGAGCAGACAATAACATGCCTCCTTGGCGCCCAGGACTGACAGAG GTGTTCGATGCTATCATATGTGACCCACCTTATGGTGTTCGTGCTGGAGGTCGAAAATCTGGAGGCCGGAAATTGTTGAAAGGCCTAGTTGCTCCATATACTGTTCCACAGGAGAAAAGGGTTGATCATATACCATCAACTGCTCCATACAGCTTAGCAGAATGCGTACACGATCTTTTTGACCTCTCTGCAAAGATGTTAGTGATTGGTGGTCGGCTCGTCTTTTTCTACCCAGTTGTTAGAGATGAAAATTCGATCAATGTCCAGTTTCCTGAACATCCTTGCTTCACTCTGATTGCATCTTGTGAGCAGATACTTAGCCTACGTTATAGTCGATATTTGCTGACAatggtgaagacaggggtttatacTGAAGAAATCAAAGAGTCAGCCATGAAAATGCACTTGGATTTCAAAGAAAACCATCTCAAGTGGTTAGAAGATGGTAACCTTCACTCTGCGGTGTTCAGTCCAGCAGACTCTCAAGAAGTTCCAGATGGCAAGCCCAAGTTTGACAGAGATTCAAAACCAAAATATCGAGGCAAGTACGTGTAG